One window of Pseudomonas sp. FP198 genomic DNA carries:
- the trpC gene encoding indole-3-glycerol phosphate synthase TrpC: MSVPTVLENILARKAEEVAERRARVSLAELEGLARSADAPRGFAQALIDQAKKKQPAVIAEIKKASPSKGVIREDFVPADIARSYEKGGATCLSVLTDVDFFQGADDYLKQARAACKLPVIRKDFMIDPYQIVEARALGADCVLLIVSALDDVKMAELAAVAKSVGLDVLVEVHDGDELERALKTLDTKLVGVNNRNLHTFEVNLETTLDLLPRIPRDRLVITESGILNRADVELMEVSDVYSFLVGEAFMRAESPGTELQRLFFPERGVPVTGSTLD, from the coding sequence ATGAGCGTGCCAACGGTTCTGGAAAACATTCTGGCTCGCAAGGCTGAAGAAGTGGCCGAGCGTCGTGCCCGGGTCAGCCTCGCCGAGCTGGAAGGTCTCGCACGTTCAGCAGACGCGCCTCGCGGCTTTGCCCAGGCGCTGATAGACCAGGCGAAGAAAAAGCAGCCTGCGGTCATCGCCGAAATCAAGAAGGCGTCTCCCAGCAAAGGTGTGATCCGTGAGGACTTCGTCCCCGCCGACATCGCCAGGAGCTACGAGAAGGGCGGTGCGACCTGCCTTTCGGTGCTCACCGACGTCGATTTTTTCCAAGGTGCCGATGACTATCTCAAACAGGCGCGGGCCGCGTGCAAGCTGCCGGTGATCCGTAAGGATTTCATGATCGATCCGTACCAGATCGTTGAGGCGCGGGCCTTGGGTGCCGATTGCGTGCTGTTGATCGTTTCCGCCCTGGATGACGTGAAAATGGCCGAGCTGGCCGCAGTCGCTAAAAGTGTGGGCCTGGATGTACTGGTGGAAGTCCACGACGGCGACGAGCTGGAACGCGCCCTGAAAACGCTGGATACCAAGCTGGTCGGCGTCAATAACCGCAACCTGCATACGTTTGAAGTCAACCTGGAAACCACTCTCGACCTGTTGCCGCGAATTCCACGCGATCGCCTGGTCATCACCGAGAGCGGCATCCTCAACCGAGCCGATGTCGAGTTGATGGAAGTCAGCGATGTGTATTCATTCCTGGTTGGCGAGGCTTTCATGCGGGCCGAAAGCCCGGGTACAGAACTGCAACGCTTGTTTTTCCCCGAGCGCGGCGTTCCGGTAACCGGCTCGACGCTGGACTGA
- the trpD gene encoding anthranilate phosphoribosyltransferase has protein sequence MDIKTALNRIVGQLDLSTDEMRDVMREIMTGQCTDAQIGAFMMAMRMKSESIDEIVGAVTTMRELADKVELKTLDGVVDVVGTGGDGANIFNVSTASAFVVAAAGCTVAKHGNRAVSGKSGSADLLEAAGIYLNLTSVQVARCIDSVGIGFMFAQTHHRAMKYAAAPRRELGLRTLFNMLGPLTNPAGVKHQVVGVFSQALCRPLAEVLQRLGSKHVLVVHSKDGLDEFSLAAPTFVAELKNDQISEYWVEPEDLGMKSQSLHGLAVDGPAQSLELIRDALGRRKTENGQKAAEMIMLNAGAALYAADHASSLKQGVELAHDALHTGLAREKLEELGAFTAVFKVENEG, from the coding sequence ATGGACATCAAGACAGCCCTGAACCGTATCGTCGGCCAGCTCGACCTGAGCACCGACGAGATGCGCGACGTGATGCGGGAAATCATGACTGGCCAGTGCACGGACGCGCAGATTGGCGCGTTCATGATGGCCATGCGCATGAAGAGCGAGAGCATCGACGAGATTGTCGGTGCGGTGACGACCATGCGCGAGTTGGCGGACAAGGTCGAACTCAAGACTCTCGATGGTGTGGTGGATGTCGTCGGGACGGGTGGTGACGGAGCCAATATCTTCAACGTTTCCACCGCCTCGGCATTTGTCGTTGCGGCGGCCGGCTGCACCGTCGCCAAGCATGGCAATCGTGCGGTGTCGGGCAAGAGCGGCAGCGCCGATCTGCTGGAAGCCGCCGGTATCTACCTCAACCTGACGTCGGTCCAGGTGGCTCGTTGTATCGATAGCGTCGGCATCGGCTTCATGTTTGCCCAGACCCACCACCGCGCCATGAAATATGCCGCGGCGCCGCGTCGCGAGCTGGGCTTGCGCACGCTGTTCAACATGCTCGGCCCGCTTACGAATCCGGCCGGTGTGAAGCATCAAGTGGTCGGCGTATTCAGCCAGGCGCTGTGCCGGCCATTGGCAGAGGTCCTGCAACGTTTAGGTAGCAAGCACGTGCTGGTCGTCCATTCCAAAGACGGCCTGGATGAATTCAGCCTGGCGGCGCCCACTTTCGTGGCTGAGCTAAAAAATGATCAGATCAGCGAATATTGGGTCGAACCTGAAGACCTCGGCATGAAGAGCCAGAGCCTGCATGGACTGGCGGTGGATGGGCCGGCTCAGTCACTTGAGTTGATCCGCGATGCCTTGGGGCGGCGTAAAACCGAGAATGGCCAGAAGGCTGCGGAAATGATCATGCTCAATGCGGGCGCCGCGTTGTATGCCGCCGATCACGCCAGCAGCCTCAAGCAAGGTGTCGAGCTCGCGCATGATGCGTTGCACACCGGCCTGGCCCGGGAAAAACTGGAAGAATTGGGCGCGTTTACCGCCGTATTCAAAGTGGAGAATGAAGGATGA
- a CDS encoding iron-containing alcohol dehydrogenase encodes MSLSSFKIAHKLITGAAAIEQLAAELTRLDVDNPLIVTDAALVKSGTVELALQHLGGRDYEIFDRVMPDPEIAIVEDCMQAYRDGGHDGLIGLGGGSAIDIAKCVGVYAGYHGELQDMFGVDQVPRKGPPMIAIPTTAGTGSEVTNVAILSDKAAQLKKGIVSDYLLPDVALVSPQMTLTCPRSVTAASGVDALVHAIESYLSLNASPITDALAIGAIKLITRALPKAYANPSHLQAREDMATASLMAGMAFGNAGVGAVHALAYPLGGRFHVSHGVANALLLPYVMHWNKMACVERMRDIAEAMGIKTAHLSDIEAADEAVEAMAALCAAVEIPKGLSGLGVTEEVIPSMAAEAAGIERLMRNNPRKLSAGDIEKIYRAAY; translated from the coding sequence ATGAGTCTTTCCTCATTCAAGATCGCCCACAAACTGATCACCGGCGCCGCTGCCATCGAGCAACTGGCGGCGGAGCTGACACGGCTGGATGTCGATAACCCGTTGATCGTCACGGACGCGGCGCTGGTCAAGTCCGGCACCGTGGAGTTGGCGCTGCAGCATCTGGGCGGGCGCGACTACGAGATTTTCGACCGGGTCATGCCCGACCCGGAAATCGCCATCGTCGAAGATTGCATGCAAGCCTACCGCGACGGCGGGCATGACGGCCTGATCGGCCTGGGTGGCGGCAGCGCCATCGACATTGCCAAGTGCGTGGGCGTTTATGCCGGTTACCACGGTGAGCTGCAGGATATGTTCGGTGTCGATCAGGTGCCGCGCAAAGGTCCGCCCATGATTGCCATTCCCACCACCGCCGGTACCGGTTCGGAAGTCACCAACGTGGCGATCCTCTCTGACAAGGCCGCACAGCTGAAAAAGGGCATCGTCAGTGATTACCTGCTGCCGGATGTGGCGCTGGTCAGCCCGCAGATGACCCTGACGTGTCCGCGCAGCGTGACCGCCGCCAGCGGCGTTGATGCGTTGGTGCACGCCATCGAGTCGTACCTGTCACTCAACGCCTCGCCGATCACCGATGCCCTGGCCATCGGCGCGATCAAGCTGATCACCCGCGCCTTGCCCAAGGCCTACGCCAACCCGTCCCACTTGCAGGCCCGTGAAGACATGGCCACCGCCAGCCTGATGGCCGGCATGGCGTTCGGCAATGCCGGGGTCGGCGCCGTGCATGCGCTGGCCTATCCGCTGGGCGGACGTTTCCATGTCTCCCATGGCGTCGCCAATGCCTTGTTGCTGCCCTATGTCATGCACTGGAACAAGATGGCCTGCGTCGAGCGCATGCGCGATATTGCCGAGGCCATGGGCATCAAGACCGCTCATTTGAGTGATATCGAAGCCGCGGATGAGGCCGTGGAAGCCATGGCCGCGTTGTGTGCCGCGGTGGAAATTCCCAAAGGCTTGAGTGGCCTGGGCGTCACCGAGGAGGTGATTCCGTCCATGGCGGCGGAGGCGGCGGGTATAGAGCGGCTGATGCGCAACAACCCGCGCAAGCTGAGCGCCGGCGATATCGAGAAGATCTATCGAGCGGCGTATTGA
- a CDS encoding ABC transporter permease, producing the protein MLSPYMSPVERVWFYSLRILCGLILLFLILPVLVIIPLSFNSGSFLVYPLQGFSLQWYHDFFASAEWMRALKNSIIVAPAATLLAMIFGTLAAIGLTRGDFPGKALVMALVISPMVVPVVIIGVASYLFFAPLGMGNSFFSLIIVHAVLGVPFVIITVSATLQGFNHNLVRAAASLGASPLTAFRRVTLPLIAPGVISGALFAFATSFDEVVVTLFLAGPEQATLPRQMFSGIRENLSPTIAAAATLLIAFSVILLLTLEWLRGRSEKLRTTQV; encoded by the coding sequence ATGCTGAGTCCTTACATGTCCCCCGTCGAGCGGGTGTGGTTCTACAGCTTGCGCATACTCTGCGGGCTGATCCTGTTGTTCCTGATCCTGCCGGTGCTGGTGATCATTCCGTTGTCGTTCAACTCGGGCAGCTTCCTGGTTTATCCGCTGCAGGGCTTTTCGTTGCAGTGGTACCACGATTTCTTCGCTTCGGCCGAGTGGATGCGGGCGTTGAAGAACAGCATCATCGTGGCCCCGGCCGCGACGCTGTTGGCGATGATCTTCGGTACGCTGGCGGCGATCGGCCTGACCCGTGGCGACTTTCCGGGCAAGGCGCTGGTGATGGCCCTGGTGATTTCGCCCATGGTGGTGCCGGTGGTGATTATCGGTGTCGCGAGCTACCTGTTTTTCGCGCCGTTGGGGATGGGCAACAGCTTCTTCTCGCTGATCATCGTCCATGCGGTGCTCGGCGTGCCGTTCGTCATCATCACCGTCTCGGCGACCTTGCAAGGGTTCAACCACAACCTGGTTCGCGCCGCTGCCAGCCTCGGGGCTTCGCCATTGACCGCGTTCCGTCGCGTGACCTTGCCGTTGATCGCGCCGGGCGTCATCTCTGGTGCGTTGTTCGCCTTCGCGACTTCGTTCGATGAAGTGGTGGTGACCCTGTTCCTGGCCGGCCCGGAGCAAGCGACCCTGCCACGGCAGATGTTCAGCGGTATTCGCGAGAACCTCAGCCCGACCATCGCCGCTGCGGCTACGTTGCTGATCGCCTTCTCGGTGATCCTGCTGCTGACGCTGGAATGGCTGCGTGGGCGTAGCGAGAAGTTGCGTACAACCCAAGTTTGA
- a CDS encoding aminodeoxychorismate/anthranilate synthase component II: MLLMIDNYDSFTYNVVQYLGELGSEVKVVRNDELTIAEIEALKPERIVVSPGPCTPTEAGISIEAIKYFAGKLPILGVCLGHQSIGQAFGGDVVRARQVMHGKTSPVFHEDKGVFEGLNRPLTVTRYHSLIVKRETLPDCLELTAWTQLEDGSVDEIMGLRHKTLNIEGVQFHPESILTEQGHELFANFLKQTGGTR, translated from the coding sequence ATGTTGCTGATGATCGATAACTACGACTCTTTTACTTACAACGTTGTGCAGTACCTCGGCGAGCTCGGCTCCGAGGTCAAGGTCGTGCGCAACGATGAGCTGACCATCGCCGAAATCGAGGCCCTCAAGCCCGAACGCATCGTCGTCTCGCCCGGCCCTTGCACGCCAACCGAAGCGGGCATCTCCATCGAAGCGATCAAATATTTTGCCGGCAAGCTGCCGATCCTCGGTGTCTGCCTGGGGCACCAGTCGATCGGCCAGGCGTTCGGTGGTGATGTCGTGCGGGCCCGCCAGGTGATGCACGGCAAGACCAGCCCGGTATTTCATGAAGACAAGGGCGTGTTCGAAGGTCTGAATCGCCCGCTTACCGTCACCCGCTACCACTCGTTGATCGTCAAGCGCGAAACCCTGCCCGACTGCCTTGAGCTGACCGCCTGGACCCAGCTCGAAGACGGCTCGGTGGACGAAATCATGGGTTTGCGTCACAAGACGTTAAACATCGAGGGTGTGCAATTTCACCCCGAGTCTATCCTCACCGAGCAGGGCCACGAACTGTTCGCCAACTTTCTCAAACAAACCGGCGGCACGCGCTAA
- the rpe gene encoding ribulose-phosphate 3-epimerase, translating into MQPFAIAPSILSADFARLGEEVDNVLAAGADIVHFDVMDNHYVPNLTIGPMVCAALRKYGITAPIDAHLMVSPVDRIVGDFIEAGATYITFHPEATLHVDRSLQLIREGGCKAGLVFNPATPLDVLKYVMDKVDMVLLMSVNPGFGGQKFIPGTLDKLREARALIDASGRDIRLEIDGGVNVNNIREIAAAGADTFVAGSAIFNAPDYQAVIEKMRAELALARP; encoded by the coding sequence ATGCAGCCCTTCGCTATTGCTCCGTCGATTCTCTCCGCCGACTTCGCCCGCCTGGGCGAGGAAGTGGATAACGTTCTGGCCGCCGGGGCCGACATCGTCCACTTCGATGTCATGGACAACCACTACGTACCCAACCTGACCATCGGCCCGATGGTCTGCGCGGCGTTGCGCAAATATGGCATCACCGCGCCAATCGACGCGCACCTGATGGTCAGTCCGGTGGATCGTATCGTCGGTGATTTCATCGAGGCCGGTGCCACCTACATCACCTTCCACCCGGAAGCCACGCTGCACGTCGACCGCTCCCTGCAATTGATCCGCGAAGGCGGCTGCAAGGCCGGCCTGGTGTTCAACCCGGCCACGCCCCTGGACGTACTCAAGTACGTGATGGACAAGGTCGACATGGTTCTGCTGATGAGCGTCAACCCGGGTTTCGGTGGGCAGAAGTTCATTCCGGGCACGCTCGACAAGCTGCGCGAAGCCCGCGCCCTGATCGATGCCTCGGGCCGGGATATCCGCCTGGAAATCGACGGCGGCGTGAACGTGAACAACATCCGCGAAATCGCCGCGGCCGGTGCCGACACCTTTGTCGCCGGTTCGGCGATCTTCAACGCACCGGATTACCAGGCAGTGATCGAAAAGATGCGCGCCGAACTGGCCCTGGCACGTCCATGA
- the estP gene encoding esterase EstP, whose product MIKPTLFIPIASCLLTMACAQAIAAPNPYSSFIVFGDSLSDAGQFSDPDGPPGSTLRFTNRTGPVYLDGSGEAYSANATQLLGGRLGFSADETAASTSAVRAREGLADGNNWAVGGYRTDQILDSITNISATGERSRAGYLPANGLRADPNALYYLSGGGNDFLQGRVLSIAQADAAADRLADSVQVLQTAGARYAMVWLLPDLGLTPALNGTPLQGTVSLLSNRFNQQLVTRLQGINAEIIPLNVPLLLQETFADPGRFGLATGENLTATCFSGNSCTENPTYGINSATPDPSKLIYNDAVHPTETGQKLIADYAYSLLAAPWELTLLPEMAHSTLRAHQDELRSQWQSDWEDWQAVGQWRAIVAGGGQHLDIDSQGSGARADGSGYNLNIGGSYRLNEAWRIGVAAGLYRQDMDAGRNDSNYKLNSYLATAFAQFQQNRWWADAALTGGKLDYDNLERKFDLGVSQAQEKGDTDGHLWAFSTRVGYDIAQPGSQWHLSPFVSADYAKVEVDGYSEQGSRSTALTFDDQTRDSKRLGIGLQGKYNFTRQTQVYGEYAHEREYEDDTQKVNIALNSLPANDFTLEGYTPQSHLNRLSLGISHKLTSDLALRGGYTLRKDDDFSQQGVSLGVSLDF is encoded by the coding sequence ATGATCAAGCCGACGTTGTTCATCCCCATCGCCAGCTGCCTGCTGACCATGGCCTGCGCTCAGGCGATTGCCGCCCCCAACCCCTACTCCAGTTTCATCGTGTTCGGCGACAGCCTCAGCGACGCCGGTCAGTTCAGCGATCCCGACGGCCCGCCCGGCTCAACCTTGCGTTTTACCAACCGCACCGGCCCGGTCTACCTGGATGGCAGCGGCGAAGCCTATTCTGCAAACGCGACCCAACTGCTCGGTGGACGACTGGGCTTTTCCGCCGATGAAACCGCCGCGTCCACTTCGGCAGTGCGCGCCCGCGAAGGGCTCGCGGACGGCAACAACTGGGCTGTAGGCGGTTATCGTACCGACCAGATACTGGACTCGATCACCAATATTTCCGCCACCGGCGAGCGCAGCCGTGCCGGTTATCTGCCCGCCAATGGCCTGCGTGCCGACCCGAACGCGCTGTATTACCTCTCCGGCGGCGGCAATGATTTTCTTCAAGGCAGAGTGTTGAGCATCGCCCAGGCGGATGCCGCCGCGGACCGCCTGGCTGACAGCGTGCAAGTGCTGCAAACCGCCGGAGCCCGCTATGCAATGGTCTGGTTGCTGCCGGATCTGGGCCTGACGCCGGCCCTCAATGGCACCCCCTTGCAGGGGACGGTCTCGCTGCTCAGCAATCGGTTCAACCAGCAACTGGTCACACGGTTGCAGGGCATCAATGCCGAGATCATTCCGCTGAACGTTCCGCTATTGCTGCAGGAAACCTTTGCCGATCCTGGACGATTCGGCCTTGCCACCGGCGAGAACCTCACTGCCACTTGCTTCAGCGGCAACAGCTGTACGGAAAACCCCACCTACGGCATCAACAGCGCCACGCCTGATCCGAGCAAGCTGATCTATAACGATGCGGTTCACCCCACCGAAACCGGGCAGAAGCTGATTGCCGACTACGCCTATTCTCTGCTCGCGGCGCCGTGGGAACTGACCTTGCTGCCGGAAATGGCCCACTCGACCTTGCGCGCCCACCAGGATGAATTGCGCAGCCAATGGCAATCGGACTGGGAAGATTGGCAGGCGGTAGGTCAATGGCGGGCGATTGTTGCCGGCGGCGGCCAGCATCTGGACATTGATAGCCAAGGCAGCGGTGCACGCGCCGACGGCAGTGGCTACAACCTGAACATCGGCGGCAGCTACCGCCTCAACGAAGCCTGGCGCATCGGCGTGGCCGCCGGTCTGTACCGCCAGGACATGGACGCAGGACGCAACGATTCGAACTACAAGCTCAACAGCTACCTCGCCACCGCGTTCGCCCAGTTCCAGCAGAACCGCTGGTGGGCCGACGCCGCGCTGACCGGCGGCAAGCTCGACTACGACAACCTGGAGCGCAAATTCGACCTGGGCGTCAGCCAGGCGCAGGAGAAAGGCGATACCGACGGTCATCTCTGGGCATTCAGCACGCGCGTAGGCTACGACATTGCCCAGCCGGGCAGCCAATGGCACCTGTCACCGTTTGTCAGCGCCGATTATGCGAAGGTCGAGGTCGATGGCTACTCGGAACAGGGCAGCCGCTCCACGGCGCTGACTTTCGACGACCAGACCCGCGATTCAAAACGCCTGGGCATCGGCTTGCAGGGCAAATACAACTTTACCCGCCAGACCCAGGTGTACGGGGAGTATGCCCACGAGCGCGAGTATGAAGACGATACGCAAAAGGTGAACATCGCCCTCAACAGCTTGCCGGCCAATGACTTCACGCTGGAGGGCTATACCCCACAGAGCCACCTCAATCGCCTGAGCCTGGGGATCAGTCACAAGTTGACCAGCGATCTAGCGCTGCGGGGCGGTTATACGTTGCGCAAGGATGATGATTTCAGCCAGCAAGGGGTGAGCTTGGGGGTCAGTCTGGATTTCTGA
- a CDS encoding phosphoglycolate phosphatase — translation MSGFEQLFPGSLPRLVMFDLDGTLVDSVPDLAAAVDNMLLQLGRPSAGIDAVRQWVGNGAPMLVRRALANDIDAQGVDEAEAERALELFNEAYDGNHELTVVYPGVRSTLKWLHKQGVEMALITNKPERFVAPLLDQMKIGRYFRWIIGGDTLPQKKPDPAALFFVMKMANIPASQSLFVGDSRSDVLAAKAAGVKCVALSYGYNHGRPIAEEFPTLVIDDLRLLIPGCLDPAAEITLPDAVQSSSGNAIVVVTRKLWMKVMKALARWRWRA, via the coding sequence ATGAGCGGCTTCGAGCAGCTGTTTCCCGGCAGCCTGCCGCGTCTGGTGATGTTCGATCTCGACGGCACGCTCGTCGATTCGGTCCCGGACCTGGCGGCTGCCGTGGACAATATGCTGCTCCAGCTCGGGCGTCCGTCTGCCGGCATCGACGCGGTGCGCCAGTGGGTCGGCAACGGCGCGCCGATGCTGGTGCGCCGGGCCCTGGCCAATGACATTGATGCCCAGGGCGTTGATGAGGCCGAGGCCGAGCGGGCACTGGAGCTGTTCAACGAAGCCTACGACGGCAACCACGAACTGACCGTGGTTTATCCGGGCGTGCGTTCCACTCTCAAATGGTTGCACAAGCAGGGCGTGGAAATGGCGCTGATCACCAACAAGCCGGAGCGTTTTGTCGCGCCGCTGCTGGATCAGATGAAGATCGGCCGTTATTTCCGCTGGATCATCGGCGGCGACACCTTGCCACAGAAAAAGCCCGACCCGGCCGCGCTGTTCTTCGTCATGAAAATGGCCAACATCCCGGCATCCCAATCGTTGTTTGTCGGCGATTCGCGCAGCGACGTGCTGGCGGCGAAAGCCGCTGGGGTCAAATGTGTTGCCCTGAGCTACGGCTACAATCATGGCCGACCGATTGCCGAGGAATTTCCGACATTGGTGATTGATGATCTGCGCCTGCTAATTCCCGGTTGCCTGGACCCGGCCGCTGAGATAACGTTGCCCGACGCTGTTCAATCCTCTTCTGGAAACGCCATCGTGGTGGTCACTCGCAAACTCTGGATGAAAGTCATGAAGGCCCTGGCCCGCTGGCGTTGGCGCGCCTGA
- the trpE gene encoding anthranilate synthase component I: MIREEFLRLAAAGYNRIPLACETLADFDTPLSIYLKLADQPNSYLLESVQGGEKWGRYSMIGLPCRTVLRVHDHRISVTCDDVEIESHEVEDPLAFVESFKARYNVPTIPGLPRFNGGLVGYFGYDCVRYVEKRLGTCPNPDPLGVPDILLMVSDAVVVFDNLAGKMHAIVLADPSREDAYEQGQQSLQTLLEKLRQPITPRPGLDFSKQSAADPVFRSSFTQGDYEKAVDTIKEYILAGDCMQVVPSQRMSIDFKAAPIDLYRALRCFNPTPYMYFFNFGDFHVVGSSPEVLVRVEENLITVRPIAGTRPRGATEEADRALEEDLLSDAKEIAEHLMLIDLGRNDTGRVSEVGSVKLTEKMVIERYSNVMHIVSNVTGELKSGLTAMDALRAILPAGTLSGAPKIRAMEIIDELEPVKRGVYGGAVGYFAWNGNMDTAIAIRTAVIKNGELHVQAGGGIVADSVPALEWEETLNKRRAMFRAVALAEQTPND; the protein is encoded by the coding sequence ATGATCCGCGAAGAATTTCTGCGTCTAGCCGCTGCCGGCTACAACCGCATCCCGCTTGCCTGCGAAACCCTGGCCGACTTCGACACGCCGCTGTCGATCTACCTCAAGTTGGCCGACCAGCCCAATTCCTACTTGCTCGAATCGGTGCAAGGTGGGGAAAAATGGGGTCGCTATTCGATGATCGGCCTGCCCTGCCGCACCGTGCTGCGAGTCCATGACCATCGCATCAGCGTGACCTGCGATGACGTCGAAATCGAAAGCCACGAAGTCGAGGATCCGCTCGCGTTCGTTGAATCCTTCAAGGCCCGCTACAACGTCCCGACCATCCCCGGCCTGCCACGTTTCAACGGCGGCCTGGTGGGTTATTTCGGCTACGACTGTGTGCGCTATGTGGAAAAACGCCTGGGCACCTGTCCGAACCCCGATCCGCTGGGTGTGCCGGACATTCTGCTGATGGTCTCCGATGCGGTGGTGGTCTTCGACAATCTCGCCGGCAAGATGCACGCCATCGTCCTGGCTGACCCGTCCCGTGAAGATGCCTACGAGCAAGGTCAACAAAGCCTTCAGACGTTGCTGGAAAAACTCCGCCAGCCGATCACCCCCCGTCCCGGCCTGGACTTCAGCAAGCAGTCGGCTGCCGACCCGGTGTTCCGTTCCAGTTTCACCCAGGGCGACTACGAAAAAGCTGTCGACACCATCAAGGAATACATCCTGGCGGGCGACTGCATGCAGGTCGTGCCGTCGCAACGGATGTCGATCGACTTCAAGGCCGCGCCGATCGATCTGTACCGGGCGCTGCGCTGTTTCAACCCGACGCCTTACATGTATTTCTTCAACTTCGGTGACTTCCATGTCGTGGGCAGTTCGCCCGAGGTGCTGGTGCGGGTCGAAGAAAACCTCATCACCGTACGGCCGATCGCTGGCACACGGCCACGCGGCGCCACGGAGGAAGCGGACCGGGCGCTGGAAGAGGACCTGTTGTCAGATGCCAAGGAAATCGCCGAGCACCTGATGCTGATCGATCTGGGGCGCAACGACACTGGCCGGGTTTCCGAAGTGGGCTCGGTAAAGCTCACCGAGAAAATGGTCATCGAGCGCTACTCCAACGTGATGCACATCGTGTCCAACGTCACCGGGGAGTTGAAGTCCGGGTTGACGGCGATGGACGCCTTGCGAGCGATCCTGCCGGCGGGCACTTTGTCTGGCGCGCCGAAGATCCGCGCCATGGAAATCATCGACGAGCTGGAGCCGGTCAAGCGCGGTGTGTACGGCGGAGCCGTCGGCTACTTCGCCTGGAACGGCAACATGGACACGGCCATCGCCATCCGCACCGCCGTGATCAAGAACGGTGAGCTGCACGTGCAGGCCGGCGGCGGCATCGTCGCCGACTCGGTGCCCGCGCTGGAATGGGAGGAAACCCTGAACAAGCGTCGGGCAATGTTCCGTGCCGTGGCCCTGGCCGAGCAGACCCCGAACGACTGA
- a CDS encoding lipoate--protein ligase family protein produces MPPAIAFTVESGLQAEQDLLASVCAGDAESGLLFWQPSDRALVMPRRLSRLPGFELACEVSAASGWPVLLRETGGEPVPQSGATVNIALVYAPPRSEGDHGRIETAYRRLCDPICQLLDELGGVASLGEVEGAFCDGRFNVNLDGRKMVGTAQRWRQSKGGQRPVGLVHGALLLEDERESMVAAVNRFNEACGLEQRVRAESHIALHEKFPAPHALERLEALYRELLSSF; encoded by the coding sequence ATGCCTCCAGCCATTGCCTTCACGGTTGAAAGCGGCCTGCAGGCCGAACAGGATCTGCTGGCCAGCGTATGCGCCGGTGACGCTGAATCCGGCTTGCTGTTCTGGCAGCCCAGCGATCGTGCCCTGGTGATGCCGCGTCGCTTGAGTCGCCTGCCAGGTTTTGAACTTGCCTGTGAGGTATCGGCCGCAAGCGGCTGGCCGGTGCTGCTGCGTGAAACCGGTGGCGAGCCAGTGCCTCAGTCGGGCGCTACGGTCAATATCGCGCTGGTCTATGCGCCACCGCGAAGTGAAGGTGACCATGGCCGGATCGAGACTGCTTATCGGCGTCTGTGCGATCCGATCTGCCAGTTGCTCGATGAGCTGGGCGGGGTGGCTTCCCTCGGTGAAGTGGAGGGCGCGTTTTGCGATGGGCGCTTCAACGTCAATCTGGACGGCCGGAAAATGGTCGGTACCGCCCAGCGCTGGCGGCAGAGCAAGGGCGGCCAGAGGCCGGTGGGCCTGGTGCATGGCGCCCTATTGCTGGAGGACGAGCGCGAGTCCATGGTTGCGGCGGTCAATCGGTTCAACGAGGCGTGTGGCCTGGAGCAGCGTGTGCGTGCCGAGAGCCACATCGCCCTGCATGAGAAATTCCCGGCGCCTCATGCGCTGGAACGGCTCGAGGCGCTCTACCGGGAACTGTTGAGTAGCTTCTAG